The Gammaproteobacteria bacterium nucleotide sequence CGCAGACCGCTGCCGGTGCGCGAGACCATGATGGTCATGGCGCATACAGGCGATGGCGGCGTGCTGCTGGAGCGCAGGCCGCCGGTGGGCGTGTGGGGCGGTCTGCTGAGCTTTCCGGAAGTAAGCCACGAGAGTGAGTGTGCGGCGCTGTGCGAGCATGTGTTCGGCGCGGCGCCCGGAAAAATAATCCGCTGGCCCCAGGTGCGCCACACGTTCACGCACTTCCACCTGAACATCACGCCCGTGGCTATCACGATAGACCATTGCGGTCGCCTCGTTGGCGATAGTGCGCGCTGGGTTTGGTACAATGCCGCCTCTCCGCAAGGCGGCGTCGCCGCACCAGTCAAACAACTGATCGAACGTCTGATCACAACACACGAAGGAGTCATCGATGGCCCGCACCGTGCAGTGCGTGAAGCTGGGTAAAGAGGCGGAAGGTCTGGACTACCTGACCTATCCCGGCGAACTTGGCAAGCGGATCTACGAGCAGGTTTCAAAGCCGGCGTGGCAGCAGTGGCTAAGCCACCAGACCATGCTCATCAACGAATACCGGCTGACCCCCATGGAACCCAAGTCGCGCAAGTTTCTGGAAGAGGAGATGGAAAAATTCTTCTTCGGCCAGGGTTCGAAAGCGCCGGAGGGATTCAAGCCCGAAGGCGCCGCGTAGGCGCCGCGCCGATCGCGGCACAGTTCGGGCGGCGCATAGCGCGCGCTTGCTTGACGCAGTGCCGGCCAGTCGCTTTAATACCCGGCGAGCAACAGGCGGCAAGTCCCGAAGGCAGTACACAGAAATTGTCATTCTGAGGCCGAAGGCCGAAGAATCTGTGACTGCCAAGACGAAAGCAGATGCTTCACCTTGTTCAGCATCTTCGTATTGAGCACTTATGACTGCGTTAAAGCCTCAATAGACGCATCACCATGGTAGGCATGTATTAGTTATAAACAAAGGCCAGGTAGCTCAGTCGGTAGAGCAGCGGACTGAAAATCCGCGTGTCGGCAGTTCGATTCTGTCCCTGGCCACCATTATCAATCACTTACGGTAGACTTGGTTCTATCAACGAAATCCTTGCGGGAGTTTTGCGGGACCTAGGCTAGACTAAGCCGCCGCAATACGACCAACTCAGGCCTCTGTTCTGCACGATTACAAACACTGTTTGCCGTATCGATCAATCGTGATAATTCAGCGGCCGAGTAGTGTGTGGTAATTCTCGCAGATCGATGTCCCAGCAGGTCTTGCCGATCTTCGTAGCTCGCGCCGGCCGCGCGTAAGCGGCGTCCGAAAGTATGCTTCAAATCGTGCACTCGGACTTGGCAAAGTTCTGCCGTCCTCCTGGCATGCAACCATGCGCTGTTCAGCATGCGCGTGATCGGACGCTTTTCGTAGAGGAATACATGCGTGAGGTGTTTTTCGCGCTGAGCGTCCACCACTGATAAGGCAATTCGGTTCAACACCACTAACCGATCATCTCCGTTCTTCACGTACTGCCCCGGAATAATGAACACGGTTGTGTTCAGTTCCGGCACCTTTACTTCCCATTTCCAGCGCAGGTTGCATATTTCGCTGTCTCGGCAGCCCGTATCACTGCAAACATCGCCATCTGCGCCAAGTGAGCAGGCAGTTCCTTGAATAGCTTGTCCTGCTCCTGCCAACTCAGCGGATATGGCGGTCGCTTGTTGGTGTCCGGCAGCAGCTTGATCTTAGGCGCCATCGCAAGCCATGTGAGGCCGTATTCATCTACCCACTCCGTCGCTGCGAGGTTTAGTATCCTGCGTACCACCTTGAGACCATGATTGATGGTACCGACCGCCACACCCTGCTTCTTGCGCGCCTCGATCCAGGGCTGCAGGGTGCCGATGTGCAGCTTGTCGATCCCTACTTCGCCGATCCATGGCATCAACAGCTTCAAACGTCCAATATCGCTCGACAGGCTGCGTTTTTGCTGGTTTCCCTGCACAAATTTGGCTGCCGCCTGCTCGAAGGTCCTTCTCGGTCTGACACCATAGATCAGTGCCTGGCGTCTTTCCTCCATGTGCCTAGCTAGGTAGCGCTCAGCTTCTTCAAGCTTGTGCCAGTGCTTTGGCTAAACTCGCCACCCGTTAATGCATTTGTCAATGTGCCAGACTCCCCCACGTTTATAGAGTCCTGGCGTTCTTTTGCGTCCCATAGTCTTTCTCCTTTCGGTTGACCGGGACGCCCGTTGCGGGATTTATACTGATCCACCCAGTCGTCTAATTCAAGCCGGTCAAAGGCGACGCCTTGCTCACCGATGGGTATTTCAGTAATGTGTGGCCGCACGCTGCAGTTGAAACGATTACGATCCATGCCAAGGTAAAAGGGGGCGTCACGCAGTCGTAGTAGGCGAGGAACGAACTGGCGCTCCTTACTGTTAGCTGCGCCCATCAAAATTACTCGCATCCAGCAGGATCACGCGGGGATTGCGTCCCGGATGTCGTTCCACCATGATCAGGCCCGCTTCCTCAAGCCAGTCAAGCGCGCGACGCTTGGCACTGCGGTCTACCCCGAAGCTCCGCAATACACTACTGGGCAAGGACACCGATCGAGTGTTGTTGAGTCCAGCCAGGAACCAAAGCACGACGCTGATGTGGAGTGTCTTACCCGGTAGCCGTGCTGAACTGGCTAACCAGGCAAGCGGCACCGGGCCTTTGAGGAACTTCTCGCCTGCCTTGTGGTGTGGTGGCTTCACCCTGGCACGTCGCTTTGCTATTGTCCCTTGGAAGGTTCCAAGCGAGAGTCGCTTTGGGTTAAAGGGGTCCATTATTTTAAGACTCTTCTTATAAGACAGATGATTAGATAGGACGGGTGCACATGGATGAGCAGGTAGCGTTGCACTCATGCGCAGGTCGGGT carries:
- a CDS encoding oxidative damage protection protein is translated as MARTVQCVKLGKEAEGLDYLTYPGELGKRIYEQVSKPAWQQWLSHQTMLINEYRLTPMEPKSRKFLEEEMEKFFFGQGSKAPEGFKPEGAA